In Flavobacterium sp. CBA20B-1, one DNA window encodes the following:
- the murG gene encoding undecaprenyldiphospho-muramoylpentapeptide beta-N-acetylglucosaminyltransferase — MKPNPRFIISGGGTGGHIYPAIAIANEIKAQIPAAEILFVGAQDKMEMQKVPAAGYNIKGLWISGIQRKITVDNALFPVKFLSSLLKSRKIIKEFKPDVVIGTGGFASGAVVKVAQQMNIPTVIQEQNSYPGITNKMLAAKANAICVAYDGLSTYFKSNKIIKTGNPVRQDLLTIDSKRSEAQEFYGLNPNKKTVVILGGSLGARRINQLVEKELAFFKEQNIQLIWQCGKFYINDYKKHHNNEDVFVYDFIERMDLLFAAADVIVSRAGASSVSELAIVGKPVIFIPSPNVAEDHQTKNAKSITDKNAAVLLKETDLDSQFQEQMLRLLTNNQVAEALSKNIKILALPNATKDIVKEIFKLVK; from the coding sequence ATGAAACCAAATCCAAGATTCATTATTAGCGGCGGCGGTACAGGCGGACACATTTATCCGGCAATTGCTATTGCAAACGAAATTAAGGCACAGATTCCTGCTGCCGAAATTTTATTTGTGGGCGCACAAGATAAAATGGAAATGCAGAAAGTGCCTGCGGCGGGTTATAATATCAAAGGATTATGGATTTCAGGCATTCAAAGAAAAATTACGGTTGACAACGCCCTTTTTCCGGTTAAATTTTTATCAAGCTTACTAAAATCGCGCAAAATCATCAAAGAATTTAAACCCGATGTGGTGATTGGAACCGGCGGTTTTGCAAGTGGTGCAGTCGTTAAAGTGGCGCAGCAAATGAATATTCCAACGGTGATACAAGAACAAAATTCGTATCCGGGAATCACCAATAAAATGCTGGCAGCAAAAGCAAACGCAATTTGTGTGGCTTATGACGGATTATCGACTTATTTTAAATCGAACAAAATTATTAAAACAGGAAATCCCGTTCGTCAGGATCTATTAACGATTGATAGCAAACGAAGCGAAGCACAAGAATTTTACGGATTAAATCCCAACAAAAAAACTGTCGTTATTTTAGGCGGAAGTTTGGGTGCTCGCAGAATAAACCAATTGGTAGAAAAAGAATTAGCATTTTTCAAAGAGCAAAACATTCAGTTAATCTGGCAGTGTGGTAAATTTTACATCAACGATTACAAAAAACACCACAACAACGAAGATGTTTTTGTGTACGATTTTATAGAACGAATGGATTTGTTGTTCGCAGCAGCCGATGTGATTGTTTCGCGCGCCGGAGCATCATCAGTTTCAGAACTGGCAATTGTTGGTAAACCTGTAATTTTTATTCCGTCGCCAAATGTTGCTGAGGATCATCAGACAAAAAATGCCAAAAGCATTACCGATAAAAACGCAGCCGTTTTGTTGAAAGAAACCGATTTAGATAGTCAGTTTCAAGAGCAAATGCTACGCTTGTTAACAAACAATCAGGTTGCCGAAGCATTGTCAAAAAATATTAAAATATTGGCATTACCAAATGCTACAAAAGATATAGTAAAAGAAATTTTTAAGTTGGTTAAGTAA